Proteins co-encoded in one Gopherus evgoodei ecotype Sinaloan lineage chromosome 4, rGopEvg1_v1.p, whole genome shotgun sequence genomic window:
- the LOC115651412 gene encoding zinc finger protein 135-like isoform X3 produces MAAAGPAQLQVAFEDVALYFTREEWELLSQPEQQLYRDQMLRNYQALVSLGYSGSTPDLIHRIELEKAELWIQEAEASRVNSGPESTPSETSNDGDSTTFPAGHGNPGGTRARAECGESVAGKPFPTSHRGIHAQDSVHPQGKVSQRPDLGTHQRLPVGRRLHSCIDCGKRFSNPSALTQHRHMHIGERPYRCAACGRSFRQSLVLRIHQLMHTRERPHHCSDCGKSFAQSSSLSRHQRTHTGERPHCCADCGKGFTQISHMRIHQRTHTGEQPHRCPDCGKSFAHSSSLRSHQRAHTGERPYCCDDCGKSFAQLAHLSVHQRTHTGERPHRCPNCGKSFGQSSVLRRHQLTHTGERPHRCADCGKSFAQSSSLRKHQRTHTGEQPHCCADCGKSFAHSSILRRHQLTHTGERPYHCADCGKCFIQSSILRRHQRTHTGERPHLCADCGKSFGQIAHLRVHQRTHTGERPHRCADCGKCFIQLSHLRVHQRTHTVEGPHCCVDCGKRFTRLANLIQHQITHTSAPLPMPGPQGLLAASGPGTAPAHVDQGVFLFP; encoded by the exons GCTATTCAGGTTCCACACCGGACTTAATCCACCGGATCGAGCTAGAGAAGGCAGAGCTCTGGATCCAGGAAGCCGAGGCCTCCAGGGTAAACTCGGGGCCTGAGAGCACCCCTTCAG aaacctccaatgatggagattccacaaccttcccag CAGGGCATGGGAACCCGGGAGGAACAAGGGCACGGGCTGAATGTGGGGAGAGTGTGGCAGGAAAGCCGTTTCCCACATCCCATAGAGGGATCCATGCACAGGACTCAGTTCATCCCCAAGGTAAAGTCAGCCAGAGACCGGATCTGGGAACACACCAGAGACTCCCTGTGGGCCGGCGTCTCCACAGCTGCATCGACTGCGGCAAGAGGTTCAGCAACCCCTCTGCGCTGACCCAGCACCGACACATGCATATTGGGGAGAGGCCATACCGCTGTGCTGCTTGTGGCAGGAGCTTCAGACAGTCCTTAGTCCTGAGAATACACCAGCTTATGCACACCAGGGAGCGGCCACACCACTGCTCTGACTGTGGCAAGAGCTTTGCACAGAGCTCAAGCCTCAGCAGACACCAGCGCAcgcacaccggggagcggccgcACTGCTGTGCTGACTGTGGCAAGGGTTTTACACAGATTTCACACATGAGAATCCACCAGCGCACACACACCGGGGAGCAGCCGCATCGCTGTCCTGACTGTGGCAAGAGCTTTGCACACAGCTCAAGCCTGAGAAGTCACCAGCGCGcacacaccggggagcggccatATTGCTGTGATGACTGTGGCAAGAGCTTTGCACAGCTCGCACACCTGAGTGTCCATCAGCGCACACACACTGGGGAGAGGCCACACCGCTGTCCTAACTGTGGCAAGAGCTTTGGACAGAGCTCAGTCCTGAGAAGACACCAGCTCACGCACACCGGGGAGCGTCCGCACCGCTGTGCTGACTGTGGCAAGAGCTTTGCACAGAGCTCAAGCCTGAGAAAACACCAGCGCACACACACCGGGGAGCAGCCGCATTGCTGTGCTGACTGCGGCAAGAGCTTTGCACACAGTTCGATCCTGAGAAGACACCAGCTCAcacacaccggggagcggccgtACCACTGTGCTGATTGCGGCAAGTGCTTTATACAGAGCTCGATCCTTAGAAGACACCAGCGCAcgcacaccggggagcggccacACCTCTGTGCTGACTGCGGCAAGAGCTTTGGACAGATCGCACACCTGAGAGTCCATCAGCGCAcacacaccggggagcggccacATCGCTGTGCTGACTGCGGCAAGTGCTTTATACAACTTTCACACCTGAGAGTCCATCAGCGTACGCACACCGTGGAGGGGCCGCACTGTTGTGTTGACTGTGGCAAGCGCTTTACTAGGTTGGCCAACCTCATCCAGCACCAAATCACGCAcaccagtgcccctctgccaatGCCAGGGCCTCAGGGGCTTCTGGCAGCCAGTGGGCCTGGCACAGCGCCAGCACATGTGGACCAGGGAGTGTTCCTATTCCCATGA
- the LOC115651412 gene encoding zinc finger protein 135-like isoform X1 — MAAAGPAQQLQVAFEDVALYFTREEWELLSQPEQQLYRDQMLRNYQALVSLGYSGSTPDLIHRIELEKAELWIQEAEASRVNSGPESTPSETSNDGDSTTFPAGHGNPGGTRARAECGESVAGKPFPTSHRGIHAQDSVHPQGKVSQRPDLGTHQRLPVGRRLHSCIDCGKRFSNPSALTQHRHMHIGERPYRCAACGRSFRQSLVLRIHQLMHTRERPHHCSDCGKSFAQSSSLSRHQRTHTGERPHCCADCGKGFTQISHMRIHQRTHTGEQPHRCPDCGKSFAHSSSLRSHQRAHTGERPYCCDDCGKSFAQLAHLSVHQRTHTGERPHRCPNCGKSFGQSSVLRRHQLTHTGERPHRCADCGKSFAQSSSLRKHQRTHTGEQPHCCADCGKSFAHSSILRRHQLTHTGERPYHCADCGKCFIQSSILRRHQRTHTGERPHLCADCGKSFGQIAHLRVHQRTHTGERPHRCADCGKCFIQLSHLRVHQRTHTVEGPHCCVDCGKRFTRLANLIQHQITHTSAPLPMPGPQGLLAASGPGTAPAHVDQGVFLFP, encoded by the exons GCTATTCAGGTTCCACACCGGACTTAATCCACCGGATCGAGCTAGAGAAGGCAGAGCTCTGGATCCAGGAAGCCGAGGCCTCCAGGGTAAACTCGGGGCCTGAGAGCACCCCTTCAG aaacctccaatgatggagattccacaaccttcccag CAGGGCATGGGAACCCGGGAGGAACAAGGGCACGGGCTGAATGTGGGGAGAGTGTGGCAGGAAAGCCGTTTCCCACATCCCATAGAGGGATCCATGCACAGGACTCAGTTCATCCCCAAGGTAAAGTCAGCCAGAGACCGGATCTGGGAACACACCAGAGACTCCCTGTGGGCCGGCGTCTCCACAGCTGCATCGACTGCGGCAAGAGGTTCAGCAACCCCTCTGCGCTGACCCAGCACCGACACATGCATATTGGGGAGAGGCCATACCGCTGTGCTGCTTGTGGCAGGAGCTTCAGACAGTCCTTAGTCCTGAGAATACACCAGCTTATGCACACCAGGGAGCGGCCACACCACTGCTCTGACTGTGGCAAGAGCTTTGCACAGAGCTCAAGCCTCAGCAGACACCAGCGCAcgcacaccggggagcggccgcACTGCTGTGCTGACTGTGGCAAGGGTTTTACACAGATTTCACACATGAGAATCCACCAGCGCACACACACCGGGGAGCAGCCGCATCGCTGTCCTGACTGTGGCAAGAGCTTTGCACACAGCTCAAGCCTGAGAAGTCACCAGCGCGcacacaccggggagcggccatATTGCTGTGATGACTGTGGCAAGAGCTTTGCACAGCTCGCACACCTGAGTGTCCATCAGCGCACACACACTGGGGAGAGGCCACACCGCTGTCCTAACTGTGGCAAGAGCTTTGGACAGAGCTCAGTCCTGAGAAGACACCAGCTCACGCACACCGGGGAGCGTCCGCACCGCTGTGCTGACTGTGGCAAGAGCTTTGCACAGAGCTCAAGCCTGAGAAAACACCAGCGCACACACACCGGGGAGCAGCCGCATTGCTGTGCTGACTGCGGCAAGAGCTTTGCACACAGTTCGATCCTGAGAAGACACCAGCTCAcacacaccggggagcggccgtACCACTGTGCTGATTGCGGCAAGTGCTTTATACAGAGCTCGATCCTTAGAAGACACCAGCGCAcgcacaccggggagcggccacACCTCTGTGCTGACTGCGGCAAGAGCTTTGGACAGATCGCACACCTGAGAGTCCATCAGCGCAcacacaccggggagcggccacATCGCTGTGCTGACTGCGGCAAGTGCTTTATACAACTTTCACACCTGAGAGTCCATCAGCGTACGCACACCGTGGAGGGGCCGCACTGTTGTGTTGACTGTGGCAAGCGCTTTACTAGGTTGGCCAACCTCATCCAGCACCAAATCACGCAcaccagtgcccctctgccaatGCCAGGGCCTCAGGGGCTTCTGGCAGCCAGTGGGCCTGGCACAGCGCCAGCACATGTGGACCAGGGAGTGTTCCTATTCCCATGA
- the LOC115651412 gene encoding zinc finger protein 135-like isoform X5, whose protein sequence is MLRNYQALVSLGYSGSTPDLIHRIELEKAELWIQEAEASRVNSGPESTPSETSNDGDSTTFPAGHGNPGGTRARAECGESVAGKPFPTSHRGIHAQDSVHPQGKVSQRPDLGTHQRLPVGRRLHSCIDCGKRFSNPSALTQHRHMHIGERPYRCAACGRSFRQSLVLRIHQLMHTRERPHHCSDCGKSFAQSSSLSRHQRTHTGERPHCCADCGKGFTQISHMRIHQRTHTGEQPHRCPDCGKSFAHSSSLRSHQRAHTGERPYCCDDCGKSFAQLAHLSVHQRTHTGERPHRCPNCGKSFGQSSVLRRHQLTHTGERPHRCADCGKSFAQSSSLRKHQRTHTGEQPHCCADCGKSFAHSSILRRHQLTHTGERPYHCADCGKCFIQSSILRRHQRTHTGERPHLCADCGKSFGQIAHLRVHQRTHTGERPHRCADCGKCFIQLSHLRVHQRTHTVEGPHCCVDCGKRFTRLANLIQHQITHTSAPLPMPGPQGLLAASGPGTAPAHVDQGVFLFP, encoded by the exons GCTATTCAGGTTCCACACCGGACTTAATCCACCGGATCGAGCTAGAGAAGGCAGAGCTCTGGATCCAGGAAGCCGAGGCCTCCAGGGTAAACTCGGGGCCTGAGAGCACCCCTTCAG aaacctccaatgatggagattccacaaccttcccag CAGGGCATGGGAACCCGGGAGGAACAAGGGCACGGGCTGAATGTGGGGAGAGTGTGGCAGGAAAGCCGTTTCCCACATCCCATAGAGGGATCCATGCACAGGACTCAGTTCATCCCCAAGGTAAAGTCAGCCAGAGACCGGATCTGGGAACACACCAGAGACTCCCTGTGGGCCGGCGTCTCCACAGCTGCATCGACTGCGGCAAGAGGTTCAGCAACCCCTCTGCGCTGACCCAGCACCGACACATGCATATTGGGGAGAGGCCATACCGCTGTGCTGCTTGTGGCAGGAGCTTCAGACAGTCCTTAGTCCTGAGAATACACCAGCTTATGCACACCAGGGAGCGGCCACACCACTGCTCTGACTGTGGCAAGAGCTTTGCACAGAGCTCAAGCCTCAGCAGACACCAGCGCAcgcacaccggggagcggccgcACTGCTGTGCTGACTGTGGCAAGGGTTTTACACAGATTTCACACATGAGAATCCACCAGCGCACACACACCGGGGAGCAGCCGCATCGCTGTCCTGACTGTGGCAAGAGCTTTGCACACAGCTCAAGCCTGAGAAGTCACCAGCGCGcacacaccggggagcggccatATTGCTGTGATGACTGTGGCAAGAGCTTTGCACAGCTCGCACACCTGAGTGTCCATCAGCGCACACACACTGGGGAGAGGCCACACCGCTGTCCTAACTGTGGCAAGAGCTTTGGACAGAGCTCAGTCCTGAGAAGACACCAGCTCACGCACACCGGGGAGCGTCCGCACCGCTGTGCTGACTGTGGCAAGAGCTTTGCACAGAGCTCAAGCCTGAGAAAACACCAGCGCACACACACCGGGGAGCAGCCGCATTGCTGTGCTGACTGCGGCAAGAGCTTTGCACACAGTTCGATCCTGAGAAGACACCAGCTCAcacacaccggggagcggccgtACCACTGTGCTGATTGCGGCAAGTGCTTTATACAGAGCTCGATCCTTAGAAGACACCAGCGCAcgcacaccggggagcggccacACCTCTGTGCTGACTGCGGCAAGAGCTTTGGACAGATCGCACACCTGAGAGTCCATCAGCGCAcacacaccggggagcggccacATCGCTGTGCTGACTGCGGCAAGTGCTTTATACAACTTTCACACCTGAGAGTCCATCAGCGTACGCACACCGTGGAGGGGCCGCACTGTTGTGTTGACTGTGGCAAGCGCTTTACTAGGTTGGCCAACCTCATCCAGCACCAAATCACGCAcaccagtgcccctctgccaatGCCAGGGCCTCAGGGGCTTCTGGCAGCCAGTGGGCCTGGCACAGCGCCAGCACATGTGGACCAGGGAGTGTTCCTATTCCCATGA
- the LOC115651412 gene encoding zinc finger protein 135-like isoform X4 has product MAAAGPAQLQVAFEDVALYFTREEWELLSQPEKQLYRDQMLRNYWTLLFLGYSGSTPDLIHRIELEKAELWIQEAEASRVNSGPESTPSETSNDGDSTTFPAGHGNPGGTRARAECGESVAGKPFPTSHRGIHAQDSVHPQGKVSQRPDLGTHQRLPVGRRLHSCIDCGKRFSNPSALTQHRHMHIGERPYRCAACGRSFRQSLVLRIHQLMHTRERPHHCSDCGKSFAQSSSLSRHQRTHTGERPHCCADCGKGFTQISHMRIHQRTHTGEQPHRCPDCGKSFAHSSSLRSHQRAHTGERPYCCDDCGKSFAQLAHLSVHQRTHTGERPHRCPNCGKSFGQSSVLRRHQLTHTGERPHRCADCGKSFAQSSSLRKHQRTHTGEQPHCCADCGKSFAHSSILRRHQLTHTGERPYHCADCGKCFIQSSILRRHQRTHTGERPHLCADCGKSFGQIAHLRVHQRTHTGERPHRCADCGKCFIQLSHLRVHQRTHTVEGPHCCVDCGKRFTRLANLIQHQITHTSAPLPMPGPQGLLAASGPGTAPAHVDQGVFLFP; this is encoded by the exons GCTATTCAGGTTCCACACCGGACTTAATCCACCGGATCGAGCTAGAGAAGGCAGAGCTCTGGATCCAGGAAGCCGAGGCCTCCAGGGTAAACTCGGGGCCTGAGAGCACCCCTTCAG aaacctccaatgatggagattccacaaccttcccag CAGGGCATGGGAACCCGGGAGGAACAAGGGCACGGGCTGAATGTGGGGAGAGTGTGGCAGGAAAGCCGTTTCCCACATCCCATAGAGGGATCCATGCACAGGACTCAGTTCATCCCCAAGGTAAAGTCAGCCAGAGACCGGATCTGGGAACACACCAGAGACTCCCTGTGGGCCGGCGTCTCCACAGCTGCATCGACTGCGGCAAGAGGTTCAGCAACCCCTCTGCGCTGACCCAGCACCGACACATGCATATTGGGGAGAGGCCATACCGCTGTGCTGCTTGTGGCAGGAGCTTCAGACAGTCCTTAGTCCTGAGAATACACCAGCTTATGCACACCAGGGAGCGGCCACACCACTGCTCTGACTGTGGCAAGAGCTTTGCACAGAGCTCAAGCCTCAGCAGACACCAGCGCAcgcacaccggggagcggccgcACTGCTGTGCTGACTGTGGCAAGGGTTTTACACAGATTTCACACATGAGAATCCACCAGCGCACACACACCGGGGAGCAGCCGCATCGCTGTCCTGACTGTGGCAAGAGCTTTGCACACAGCTCAAGCCTGAGAAGTCACCAGCGCGcacacaccggggagcggccatATTGCTGTGATGACTGTGGCAAGAGCTTTGCACAGCTCGCACACCTGAGTGTCCATCAGCGCACACACACTGGGGAGAGGCCACACCGCTGTCCTAACTGTGGCAAGAGCTTTGGACAGAGCTCAGTCCTGAGAAGACACCAGCTCACGCACACCGGGGAGCGTCCGCACCGCTGTGCTGACTGTGGCAAGAGCTTTGCACAGAGCTCAAGCCTGAGAAAACACCAGCGCACACACACCGGGGAGCAGCCGCATTGCTGTGCTGACTGCGGCAAGAGCTTTGCACACAGTTCGATCCTGAGAAGACACCAGCTCAcacacaccggggagcggccgtACCACTGTGCTGATTGCGGCAAGTGCTTTATACAGAGCTCGATCCTTAGAAGACACCAGCGCAcgcacaccggggagcggccacACCTCTGTGCTGACTGCGGCAAGAGCTTTGGACAGATCGCACACCTGAGAGTCCATCAGCGCAcacacaccggggagcggccacATCGCTGTGCTGACTGCGGCAAGTGCTTTATACAACTTTCACACCTGAGAGTCCATCAGCGTACGCACACCGTGGAGGGGCCGCACTGTTGTGTTGACTGTGGCAAGCGCTTTACTAGGTTGGCCAACCTCATCCAGCACCAAATCACGCAcaccagtgcccctctgccaatGCCAGGGCCTCAGGGGCTTCTGGCAGCCAGTGGGCCTGGCACAGCGCCAGCACATGTGGACCAGGGAGTGTTCCTATTCCCATGA
- the LOC115651412 gene encoding zinc finger protein 135-like isoform X2, producing MAAAGPAQQLQVAFEDVALYFTREEWELLSQPEKQLYRDQMLRNYWTLLFLGYSGSTPDLIHRIELEKAELWIQEAEASRVNSGPESTPSETSNDGDSTTFPAGHGNPGGTRARAECGESVAGKPFPTSHRGIHAQDSVHPQGKVSQRPDLGTHQRLPVGRRLHSCIDCGKRFSNPSALTQHRHMHIGERPYRCAACGRSFRQSLVLRIHQLMHTRERPHHCSDCGKSFAQSSSLSRHQRTHTGERPHCCADCGKGFTQISHMRIHQRTHTGEQPHRCPDCGKSFAHSSSLRSHQRAHTGERPYCCDDCGKSFAQLAHLSVHQRTHTGERPHRCPNCGKSFGQSSVLRRHQLTHTGERPHRCADCGKSFAQSSSLRKHQRTHTGEQPHCCADCGKSFAHSSILRRHQLTHTGERPYHCADCGKCFIQSSILRRHQRTHTGERPHLCADCGKSFGQIAHLRVHQRTHTGERPHRCADCGKCFIQLSHLRVHQRTHTVEGPHCCVDCGKRFTRLANLIQHQITHTSAPLPMPGPQGLLAASGPGTAPAHVDQGVFLFP from the exons GCTATTCAGGTTCCACACCGGACTTAATCCACCGGATCGAGCTAGAGAAGGCAGAGCTCTGGATCCAGGAAGCCGAGGCCTCCAGGGTAAACTCGGGGCCTGAGAGCACCCCTTCAG aaacctccaatgatggagattccacaaccttcccag CAGGGCATGGGAACCCGGGAGGAACAAGGGCACGGGCTGAATGTGGGGAGAGTGTGGCAGGAAAGCCGTTTCCCACATCCCATAGAGGGATCCATGCACAGGACTCAGTTCATCCCCAAGGTAAAGTCAGCCAGAGACCGGATCTGGGAACACACCAGAGACTCCCTGTGGGCCGGCGTCTCCACAGCTGCATCGACTGCGGCAAGAGGTTCAGCAACCCCTCTGCGCTGACCCAGCACCGACACATGCATATTGGGGAGAGGCCATACCGCTGTGCTGCTTGTGGCAGGAGCTTCAGACAGTCCTTAGTCCTGAGAATACACCAGCTTATGCACACCAGGGAGCGGCCACACCACTGCTCTGACTGTGGCAAGAGCTTTGCACAGAGCTCAAGCCTCAGCAGACACCAGCGCAcgcacaccggggagcggccgcACTGCTGTGCTGACTGTGGCAAGGGTTTTACACAGATTTCACACATGAGAATCCACCAGCGCACACACACCGGGGAGCAGCCGCATCGCTGTCCTGACTGTGGCAAGAGCTTTGCACACAGCTCAAGCCTGAGAAGTCACCAGCGCGcacacaccggggagcggccatATTGCTGTGATGACTGTGGCAAGAGCTTTGCACAGCTCGCACACCTGAGTGTCCATCAGCGCACACACACTGGGGAGAGGCCACACCGCTGTCCTAACTGTGGCAAGAGCTTTGGACAGAGCTCAGTCCTGAGAAGACACCAGCTCACGCACACCGGGGAGCGTCCGCACCGCTGTGCTGACTGTGGCAAGAGCTTTGCACAGAGCTCAAGCCTGAGAAAACACCAGCGCACACACACCGGGGAGCAGCCGCATTGCTGTGCTGACTGCGGCAAGAGCTTTGCACACAGTTCGATCCTGAGAAGACACCAGCTCAcacacaccggggagcggccgtACCACTGTGCTGATTGCGGCAAGTGCTTTATACAGAGCTCGATCCTTAGAAGACACCAGCGCAcgcacaccggggagcggccacACCTCTGTGCTGACTGCGGCAAGAGCTTTGGACAGATCGCACACCTGAGAGTCCATCAGCGCAcacacaccggggagcggccacATCGCTGTGCTGACTGCGGCAAGTGCTTTATACAACTTTCACACCTGAGAGTCCATCAGCGTACGCACACCGTGGAGGGGCCGCACTGTTGTGTTGACTGTGGCAAGCGCTTTACTAGGTTGGCCAACCTCATCCAGCACCAAATCACGCAcaccagtgcccctctgccaatGCCAGGGCCTCAGGGGCTTCTGGCAGCCAGTGGGCCTGGCACAGCGCCAGCACATGTGGACCAGGGAGTGTTCCTATTCCCATGA